One Campylobacter concisus DNA segment encodes these proteins:
- a CDS encoding tetratricopeptide repeat protein: MKKLLTILFLPLYLSAFSLSLNSGANANKPYSVLQLSDEKEFECVEQILAYDTKRYVCMLDDGILPKIEDTTLPLMDIKYKKQDGKLFIVIMPKAPSKLLNVQTELYSSSSVQDTPKTTISKHFSIIIDTSLSENNKRVSGLNFSPDFRDMLSPSIGALDLNKAPIAGLDSNDIDIYINIKRAYEKGAYESVVKDTQTAMKRHPASLFSSEFLLFRLRALDKIFETKSEFEGLEPKDIVSEGRAWIRKFPSDENYSEVLYLIARAYLKDSIASDAKYMLDILSEEHAESKFTKLATLDYADYLYKIGRQKEALSDYEKVLYSTNDIDLASRAALSLADANIDKEKFEEAKKFVLKIANANEKFFMNDPTKSMNLAYTFASKDMPDVAAKIYEILVNNSDRTKDFYEAALKNLALNLAKTKDEKRAYEYLNRYEKEFKYGDYIDEVAKAKDGLFFEEDDKNATALHARYKELIEKYAGTNISQKALISELELDLKERKFADALAYNNLAKDENLSRAMELVNEAALELTKEFFIKDDCTAVVNLLENYDVSKVYLPQFKLFNCYFRTARYNEALELAKAHVKDENLEDRVEWLVNLSKILYKNKDYEHAITAANDALSLGSAVEYSDPTPSLFDRFYSLLALKRFTEAVSTISAIEQLRGQDFKIIEAYAAISDYAMKSNDYAIAATYAKKALELQTRAKINTFSPKLNFDYSEASLKTDNLDEALDEAKFILNMKLEPEDRLHALNLASEIYIRQKQYKLAKVYLDECVSSNFTSAYKDACKAKLEMIK, from the coding sequence ATGAAAAAGCTCTTAACCATCTTATTTTTACCGCTTTATCTATCCGCCTTTAGCCTTAGCCTAAACAGCGGCGCAAACGCAAATAAGCCTTATAGCGTCCTTCAACTAAGCGACGAGAAAGAATTTGAATGTGTGGAGCAAATTTTAGCCTATGATACAAAGCGCTACGTTTGTATGCTCGATGATGGGATCTTGCCAAAGATCGAAGATACGACACTGCCTTTAATGGATATAAAATATAAAAAGCAAGATGGCAAACTCTTTATCGTCATCATGCCAAAGGCACCTTCAAAGCTGCTAAACGTTCAAACCGAGCTTTACAGCAGTTCAAGCGTGCAGGACACGCCAAAGACGACCATCTCAAAGCACTTTAGCATCATCATCGACACTTCACTAAGCGAAAACAACAAAAGAGTATCTGGGCTAAATTTTTCGCCTGATTTTAGAGATATGCTAAGTCCAAGCATAGGAGCTCTTGATCTTAACAAAGCGCCTATTGCTGGGCTTGATAGCAACGATATAGACATCTATATAAATATAAAAAGAGCTTACGAAAAAGGCGCTTATGAAAGCGTGGTAAAAGATACACAAACAGCGATGAAAAGGCATCCAGCCAGTCTTTTCTCAAGCGAGTTTTTACTTTTTAGGCTAAGAGCGCTTGATAAAATTTTTGAGACAAAGAGCGAGTTTGAGGGGCTCGAGCCAAAAGATATCGTAAGCGAGGGCAGAGCTTGGATAAGGAAATTCCCTTCTGATGAGAACTACTCTGAGGTGCTGTATCTCATCGCCAGAGCTTACCTAAAAGATAGCATCGCAAGTGATGCAAAATATATGCTTGACATACTAAGCGAAGAGCACGCAGAGTCAAAATTTACAAAGCTTGCCACGCTTGATTATGCTGACTACCTATATAAAATAGGCAGGCAAAAAGAGGCGCTAAGCGACTATGAAAAGGTGCTCTACTCAACAAATGACATTGACCTTGCAAGTAGAGCTGCACTAAGTCTAGCAGACGCAAATATCGATAAAGAGAAATTTGAAGAGGCAAAGAAATTTGTACTAAAGATCGCAAATGCAAATGAGAAATTTTTCATGAACGATCCGACAAAATCGATGAATTTAGCCTATACATTTGCCAGCAAAGATATGCCAGACGTAGCTGCTAAAATTTATGAAATTTTGGTAAATAATAGCGACAGGACAAAGGATTTTTACGAGGCAGCACTAAAAAATTTAGCACTAAATTTAGCCAAAACCAAAGATGAAAAAAGGGCGTATGAGTATCTAAACAGATACGAAAAAGAGTTTAAGTATGGCGATTATATCGATGAGGTCGCTAAGGCAAAGGATGGGCTATTTTTTGAAGAGGACGACAAAAACGCCACCGCACTTCACGCAAGATATAAAGAGCTCATCGAAAAATATGCTGGCACAAATATCAGCCAAAAGGCGCTAATCAGCGAGCTTGAGCTTGATCTAAAAGAGCGTAAATTTGCCGATGCGCTAGCTTATAACAACCTCGCAAAAGATGAAAATTTAAGCCGGGCAATGGAGCTTGTAAATGAGGCTGCGCTTGAGCTAACAAAAGAGTTTTTCATCAAAGATGACTGCACAGCGGTTGTAAATTTACTCGAAAACTACGATGTGAGCAAGGTCTATTTGCCGCAGTTTAAGCTATTTAACTGCTACTTTAGAACGGCGCGTTACAATGAGGCGCTAGAGCTTGCAAAGGCGCATGTAAAGGATGAAAATTTAGAAGATAGAGTCGAATGGCTGGTAAATTTGAGCAAAATTTTATATAAAAATAAAGACTACGAGCATGCGATCACTGCGGCAAATGACGCGCTATCGCTTGGCTCAGCAGTCGAGTACTCGGACCCTACGCCATCGCTTTTTGATAGATTTTACTCGCTACTTGCGCTAAAGCGCTTTACTGAGGCGGTCTCTACGATCAGTGCGATCGAGCAGCTAAGAGGACAGGACTTTAAGATCATCGAGGCATACGCAGCTATAAGCGACTATGCGATGAAAAGCAACGACTACGCTATCGCTGCAACCTACGCTAAAAAGGCGCTTGAGCTACAAACCAGAGCCAAGATAAATACCTTTTCGCCAAAGCTAAATTTTGACTACTCAGAGGCTTCACTAAAGACAGATAATCTTGACGAGGCGCTTGATGAGGCGAAATTTATACTAAATATGAAGCTTGAGCCAGAAGACCGCTTGCATGCTCTAAATTTAGCAAGTGAAATTTACATCAGACAAAAGCAGTATAAGCTGGCTAAGGTCTATTTGGACGAGTGCGTTAGCTCAAATTTCACAAGTGCTTACAAAGATGCCTGCAAAGCCAAACTTGAGATGATAAAGTAA
- a CDS encoding HEAT repeat domain-containing protein, whose protein sequence is MLSLNDLEKEYLKLEKENFLDGKRIKFIANLGASDEIAYHYELICKEWQEGGQLNFESSFDRHGGAGLEFLFERLAKEGDQKLKIETIYLIAQILSKSKHRDFYAAFCDRLIPYILSFTSVENVLRRKLIIALGWVGTLEQIEILISEILESKDSLCRAWAAAGLMQMSFHRVSQAILRDKTKAAFLQGISSEKDLYACAVMIEIAQNLFGKKRISSIAVQDQDTEKIEKARKMAVRFLGKS, encoded by the coding sequence GTGCTAAGTTTAAATGATCTTGAAAAAGAGTATCTAAAGCTAGAAAAAGAGAATTTCTTAGACGGCAAAAGGATCAAATTTATCGCAAATTTAGGCGCTAGCGATGAGATAGCGTATCACTATGAGCTCATTTGCAAAGAGTGGCAAGAGGGCGGGCAGCTAAATTTTGAGAGTAGTTTTGATAGGCATGGAGGCGCTGGGCTGGAGTTTTTGTTTGAGCGCTTAGCCAAGGAGGGTGATCAAAAACTAAAAATAGAAACCATCTATCTTATAGCGCAAATCCTTTCTAAGTCTAAGCATAGAGACTTTTATGCGGCGTTTTGTGACCGCCTTATCCCGTATATCCTCTCTTTTACAAGCGTAGAAAATGTCCTTCGCCGCAAGCTTATAATAGCGCTTGGTTGGGTTGGCACGTTAGAGCAAATAGAAATTTTAATAAGCGAGATACTAGAAAGCAAGGATAGCCTTTGCAGGGCATGGGCGGCAGCTGGCCTTATGCAGATGTCTTTTCACAGGGTTAGCCAAGCAATCTTGCGAGATAAAACAAAAGCCGCTTTTTTGCAAGGTATCTCTAGCGAAAAAGATCTATACGCTTGCGCAGTTATGATAGAGATAGCTCAAAATTTATTTGGTAAAAAGCGGATATCTTCTATTGCAGTCCAAGATCAAGACACTGAAAAGATAGAAAAAGCTAGAAAAATGGCAGTAAGGTTTTTAGGCAAGAGCTAG
- a CDS encoding tyrosine-type recombinase/integrase: MPKIPKPLSDMEIRSLKPTDKIYKKCDGRGLYIFINPDGRKYFALEYKSPIDQKIKRINLGDYPRYTLAMAREERFKMEQKIRGGIDIKAKAKKDERANFKMIAQKWLEVKSASVTKQTLSRDIRLLETHIYPYFENLDIRDISVDDVIDVLKRVEGKGLLDGTRRLYSFLNQIWQSAYNITQNNIIATVNYKLTFKKPKENNYATLTKKADIKALWQGCDEYNGDVRTKYALKLAILTALRPFNIRSMRWEYIDFDRETLKIPAGDMKMRDEFTLPLSKQAVNLLREYQGLRLGQIYLFSALQSEDRYMSENTLNVALRRMGFSKDEIVSHGFRAMFSTICNEYIDEHGLNFDIIEKCLAHKGTNKIRNTYNHAGNLTQMRKLMQWWADFLDSL, encoded by the coding sequence ATGCCAAAGATACCTAAACCGCTAAGCGATATGGAGATAAGATCGCTAAAGCCTACAGACAAAATTTATAAAAAATGTGATGGCAGAGGGCTATATATTTTTATCAATCCAGATGGTCGCAAATATTTCGCACTCGAATATAAAAGTCCAATAGATCAAAAGATAAAACGTATAAATTTAGGTGATTATCCTAGATATACTCTTGCAATGGCGAGAGAAGAGCGATTTAAGATGGAGCAAAAAATAAGGGGTGGCATTGACATCAAAGCGAAAGCCAAAAAGGATGAGCGAGCAAATTTTAAAATGATCGCACAAAAATGGTTAGAGGTAAAATCCGCAAGTGTAACAAAGCAGACGCTAAGTAGGGATATTAGGCTGCTTGAAACACACATATACCCTTATTTTGAAAATTTAGACATAAGAGATATAAGTGTAGATGATGTGATAGATGTTTTAAAACGAGTTGAGGGCAAAGGTTTACTTGATGGTACGAGGCGACTATACTCATTTTTAAATCAAATTTGGCAGTCTGCGTATAACATCACTCAAAACAATATAATTGCAACTGTCAACTATAAGTTGACATTTAAAAAACCAAAAGAGAATAACTACGCGACACTAACAAAAAAGGCGGACATTAAGGCGCTTTGGCAGGGATGTGACGAATATAACGGCGACGTGCGAACAAAATACGCCCTAAAACTTGCAATACTTACGGCTTTGCGTCCATTCAATATTAGATCGATGAGGTGGGAGTATATCGATTTTGATCGAGAGACTTTAAAAATACCTGCTGGCGATATGAAAATGAGAGATGAATTTACGTTGCCGCTATCAAAGCAGGCGGTAAATTTATTAAGAGAGTATCAAGGGTTAAGACTTGGCCAAATTTATCTTTTTAGTGCCTTGCAAAGCGAGGATCGATATATGAGCGAAAATACGCTTAACGTTGCGCTTAGGCGGATGGGGTTTAGTAAAGATGAGATAGTATCGCATGGATTTCGTGCTATGTTTAGCACTATTTGCAACGAGTATATTGACGAACATGGATTAAATTTTGACATTATAGAAAAGTGCCTCGCACACAAAGGCACTAACAAAATAAGAAATACATATAACCACGCTGGCAACTTGACACAAATGCGTAAACTTATGCAGTGGTGGGCGGATTTTCTAGATAGTCTTTGA
- a CDS encoding antA/AntB antirepressor family protein codes for MNEIITISQAMINNTEVNAVNARDLHEVLESDTKFSDWIKRRLDETDAILNADYMIVSQKRETITEYGKKASIITEYILTTDIAKEIAMMERNEKGKQVRRYFIEVEKAYKRDKVTVSQLDYMQIQLNYLKEQDRKIHELENRTDEIHKEQLKAKHNINRILNNDNYMTLIAYMNLYGISQKGYHIPSLGKKAKKMSDEQGAFMGAVIDPRYGRINTYSVEILRQIFNIA; via the coding sequence ATGAATGAAATAATCACAATTAGCCAAGCAATGATAAACAATACTGAAGTAAATGCGGTAAATGCTAGAGACTTACACGAGGTTTTAGAAAGTGATACTAAATTTTCAGACTGGATCAAAAGGCGACTTGATGAGACGGATGCTATCTTGAACGCCGACTATATGATCGTTTCTCAAAAAAGAGAAACGATCACAGAGTACGGCAAAAAGGCGAGTATAATAACCGAGTATATTCTCACAACCGACATCGCGAAAGAGATAGCGATGATGGAGCGAAACGAAAAAGGCAAGCAAGTAAGGCGTTATTTTATCGAAGTTGAAAAGGCTTACAAAAGAGATAAGGTCACCGTTAGCCAACTCGACTATATGCAAATCCAACTAAACTACCTAAAAGAGCAGGATAGAAAGATCCACGAGCTAGAAAATAGGACGGATGAAATCCACAAAGAGCAGCTAAAAGCAAAGCACAATATCAACCGAATTTTAAACAACGATAACTATATGACGCTTATTGCCTACATGAATTTGTATGGTATCTCACAAAAAGGCTATCACATCCCAAGTTTAGGCAAAAAAGCTAAAAAGATGAGCGACGAGCAGGGCGCTTTTATGGGCGCGGTGATCGATCCGCGATATGGCAGAATAAACACTTATAGCGTCGAGATATTAAGGCAAATTTTTAACATTGCCTAA
- the ssb gene encoding single-stranded DNA-binding protein, whose product MFNKVVIVGNLTRDIELRYTPSGAAIGKSAIAATHKFAINGEKKEDTCFIDISFFGKGAEIANQYLRKGSKLLIEGRLKFEQWTDQNGQNRSKHSIAVESMEMLGSKDGEPQKSNAYQVSSTSQQSQDAQRKSVPQYNDVPDIDVDCVDYDSQDIPF is encoded by the coding sequence ATGTTTAACAAAGTAGTAATAGTTGGCAATTTAACAAGAGATATTGAGCTTAGATACACTCCAAGCGGTGCAGCGATAGGCAAAAGTGCGATCGCCGCTACCCATAAATTTGCTATCAACGGAGAGAAAAAAGAGGATACTTGCTTCATTGATATTAGCTTTTTTGGTAAAGGCGCAGAGATTGCCAACCAATATCTGAGAAAAGGATCAAAACTTTTGATTGAAGGACGGCTTAAATTTGAGCAATGGACGGATCAAAACGGACAAAATCGCTCAAAGCACTCAATCGCCGTTGAGAGTATGGAGATGCTAGGTAGCAAAGACGGCGAGCCACAAAAAAGCAACGCATATCAAGTTAGCAGCACGTCACAGCAAAGCCAAGACGCGCAGCGCAAAAGCGTACCACAATATAATGACGTGCCAGATATAGATGTCGATTGTGTTGATTACGATAGCCAAGATATACCATTTTAA
- a CDS encoding DEAD/DEAH box helicase has protein sequence MSVLDYESFLRQKEKKINFKSVDIKREDLHSALFEYQKDLVYLALKKGHFAIFAMTGSGKTAMQGEWAYRVWQKEHKPVLIIAPLAVAHQSIDEIKELLGYEVKFCESSEDVINGLNITNYEKLDKFNLYEFVGVVLDESSRIKSYTSKSRDMIIEGFKHTPYKLACSATPSPNDYTELGNHTEFLNVMSLSEMLATYFIHDGSDTSKWILKGHAQKPFWRFVSSWSAFFTKPSDLGYSLDEDSKFKLPPLKMHHIEVEHQPKTSLFATSAQTLSERREAKKESLEDRCEAVANIVNNSDENYLIWCELNDEGKLLKELIAGAVEIKGSDTDEYKAKMMSDFANGKIRVLITKPKIAGFGMNWQKYCKNVIFASLSDSFEGFFQALRRVYRYGQKKEVDCYIVTSEAEINVLANIKRKEDEFLKMVSSVIDETRALVLDEIKQIAQNKTEYKPNIKMALPKFLNHAS, from the coding sequence ATGAGTGTTTTGGATTATGAAAGTTTTTTAAGACAAAAAGAGAAAAAGATAAATTTCAAAAGCGTTGATATAAAAAGAGAGGATTTGCATAGCGCGCTCTTTGAGTATCAAAAGGATTTAGTATATTTAGCCCTTAAAAAAGGGCATTTTGCAATATTTGCGATGACTGGCAGTGGCAAAACAGCCATGCAAGGCGAGTGGGCTTATAGAGTGTGGCAAAAAGAGCATAAGCCAGTGCTTATCATCGCTCCTTTAGCGGTCGCTCATCAAAGTATCGATGAAATCAAAGAGCTTCTAGGTTATGAAGTTAAATTTTGTGAGAGCAGCGAGGATGTTATCAATGGCTTAAATATCACAAACTACGAAAAGCTGGATAAATTTAACCTATATGAGTTTGTGGGCGTTGTGCTTGACGAGAGTAGCCGCATAAAAAGCTACACATCAAAGAGTAGAGATATGATCATAGAGGGCTTTAAACACACGCCTTATAAGCTCGCTTGTAGCGCTACACCATCGCCAAATGATTACACTGAGCTAGGCAACCATACTGAATTTTTAAATGTTATGAGCCTTAGCGAGATGCTGGCGACTTACTTTATCCATGATGGCAGCGACACATCGAAATGGATATTAAAAGGTCATGCGCAAAAGCCGTTTTGGCGTTTTGTAAGCTCTTGGAGTGCGTTTTTTACAAAGCCTAGCGATCTAGGATATAGTCTCGATGAAGACTCTAAATTTAAACTACCGCCTCTAAAAATGCACCATATCGAGGTCGAGCATCAGCCAAAAACTTCACTTTTTGCAACCTCAGCGCAAACACTAAGCGAGAGGCGAGAGGCAAAAAAAGAGAGCCTAGAGGATAGATGCGAGGCGGTCGCTAATATCGTAAATAATAGCGATGAAAACTATCTTATATGGTGTGAGCTAAACGACGAGGGCAAATTACTAAAAGAGCTAATAGCTGGCGCAGTTGAGATCAAAGGTAGTGACACGGATGAGTATAAGGCTAAGATGATGAGCGACTTTGCAAATGGCAAGATAAGAGTACTCATCACAAAGCCAAAGATCGCAGGCTTTGGTATGAACTGGCAAAAATACTGCAAAAACGTAATATTTGCAAGTCTTAGCGATAGTTTCGAGGGCTTTTTTCAAGCGCTGCGCCGAGTATATAGGTATGGACAGAAAAAAGAAGTTGATTGCTATATCGTGACAAGCGAGGCAGAGATAAACGTACTCGCAAACATCAAGCGAAAAGAGGATGAATTCTTAAAAATGGTGAGCAGTGTGATCGATGAGACGCGCGCGCTGGTGCTTGACGAGATAAAGCAGATCGCGCAAAACAAGACAGAGTATAAGCCAAATATCAAAATGGCACTACCTAAATTTTTAAATCACGCATCATAG
- a CDS encoding DNA-methyltransferase, translating into MDVLDQVVADDYAIYNGDSCEVIKGFEDESVHYIIYSPPFDSLYTYSNSDRDMGNSDKGEFMVHFEFLARELFRVLKSGRLMSFHCMNLPYSKFKDGYIGIRDFRGELIKLFESVGFIFHSEVCIWKDPVVAQQRTKALGLLHKQIVKDSAMCRQGIADYLVTMRKPGDNAEPISGGFDHYAGDGTPITAKFDETKGNLNRGSIEVWQRYASPVWMDINQSNTLSLKGSRDDNDEKHICPLQLDVIERALQLWSNENDIVFTPFLGIGSEVYQALKMRRRGIGIELKPSYFYVARKNCELALRERGEQSLF; encoded by the coding sequence ATGGACGTTTTAGATCAAGTAGTAGCCGATGATTACGCTATTTATAACGGTGATAGCTGCGAAGTGATAAAGGGCTTTGAGGATGAGAGCGTGCATTATATTATCTACTCGCCACCATTTGATAGCCTTTATACTTATTCAAACTCGGATCGCGATATGGGTAACTCGGACAAAGGCGAGTTTATGGTGCATTTTGAATTTTTGGCTCGTGAGCTCTTTAGGGTGCTTAAAAGTGGGCGCTTGATGAGTTTTCACTGCATGAATTTGCCATATTCTAAATTTAAAGATGGTTATATCGGCATCCGTGATTTTAGAGGTGAGCTTATAAAGCTTTTTGAGAGCGTGGGGTTTATTTTTCACTCTGAGGTGTGTATCTGGAAAGATCCAGTTGTAGCACAGCAACGCACTAAAGCGCTCGGACTACTACATAAGCAGATCGTAAAAGATAGCGCGATGTGTAGGCAAGGTATAGCCGACTATCTCGTCACAATGAGAAAGCCAGGCGACAATGCCGAGCCGATAAGTGGCGGCTTTGATCACTACGCAGGAGATGGCACGCCGATCACAGCTAAATTTGACGAGACTAAAGGCAACCTCAACAGAGGCAGCATCGAAGTATGGCAAAGATACGCAAGCCCAGTATGGATGGATATAAATCAGTCTAATACTCTATCACTGAAAGGCAGTAGAGATGACAACGACGAGAAGCATATATGCCCTTTACAACTTGACGTTATCGAGCGCGCCTTACAGCTTTGGAGCAATGAAAATGACATCGTATTTACTCCGTTTCTTGGTATCGGGTCGGAGGTTTATCAAGCTCTAAAAATGAGACGTAGAGGCATAGGCATCGAGCTTAAGCCGTCTTATTTTTATGTCGCTCGTAAAAATTGCGAGCTTGCACTTCGTGAGCGAGGCGAACAAAGCTTATTCTAG
- a CDS encoding helix-turn-helix transcriptional regulator codes for MKIEKINYMSYKDAAAMLNLSIITIKKWAQKGIIKRYAVTARSVFVDRDEILELIKSKGA; via the coding sequence ATGAAAATAGAAAAAATAAACTATATGAGCTACAAGGACGCGGCGGCGATGCTAAATTTAAGCATCATAACGATCAAAAAATGGGCGCAAAAGGGCATCATAAAGCGCTACGCCGTAACTGCTAGAAGTGTTTTTGTCGATCGTGATGAGATTTTAGAGCTTATCAAGAGCAAAGGGGCGTAA
- a CDS encoding DUF4406 domain-containing protein yields the protein MYKTQKAAFAFSKDELRNLVEGYPSIRHLREAYAMKAEKTLRVYVASPYDTVLNAGFSVGDAFYLAGKAQDRAKHIFSSKFNFFMPVLEFGELNISRDEAMKKCFGELKKCDFLFIADVLYNDKSKGIKEEYEFAKANHICVVFENLQIKERFLKGE from the coding sequence ATGTATAAGACACAAAAAGCGGCATTTGCATTTAGCAAGGATGAGCTAAGAAATTTAGTTGAGGGCTATCCCTCTATAAGACACTTGAGAGAGGCTTACGCGATGAAAGCAGAAAAGACGCTTAGAGTATATGTTGCAAGCCCCTATGATACGGTGCTAAATGCAGGCTTTAGCGTTGGCGATGCCTTTTATTTAGCAGGTAAAGCACAAGATAGGGCTAAGCATATCTTTAGCTCGAAATTTAACTTTTTTATGCCAGTTTTGGAATTTGGCGAGCTTAATATAAGCCGCGATGAGGCTATGAAAAAGTGTTTTGGTGAGCTTAAAAAGTGCGATTTTCTCTTTATCGCCGACGTGCTTTATAACGACAAAAGCAAAGGGATAAAAGAGGAGTACGAATTCGCAAAAGCTAATCATATATGTGTAGTTTTTGAGAATTTGCAGATCAAAGAGCGATTTTTAAAGGGCGAGTGA
- a CDS encoding helix-turn-helix domain-containing protein: MKKNDINLKEVRKQTGFTQQEVADKLGVSLRTYQRYEIDGDGVDYKKLMQISKILGVDMGQITGAVAIGSGNISIKGNDNQINEPHNQKLNTPLYKEFEKLYEEYGNNTMLLSFIEKLKKVKELSEG; encoded by the coding sequence ATGAAAAAAAATGACATAAATTTAAAAGAAGTAAGAAAGCAAACTGGATTTACACAGCAAGAAGTAGCGGATAAGCTAGGGGTGTCGCTTAGAACATATCAAAGATATGAGATTGATGGCGACGGGGTGGATTACAAAAAACTAATGCAAATATCAAAAATATTAGGAGTTGATATGGGGCAAATAACTGGCGCTGTAGCGATAGGTAGTGGCAATATATCAATAAAAGGTAACGACAATCAAATCAATGAGCCACACAATCAAAAGCTCAACACACCGCTTTATAAAGAATTTGAAAAGTTGTATGAGGAGTATGGGAATAATACTATGTTGCTTTCTTTTATAGAAAAGCTGAAAAAAGTGAAAGAATTATCGGAGGGATAA
- a CDS encoding BRCT domain-containing protein, producing the protein MDNHQRPAHDENGNIIKTNDSFLDDPAPDVEFKDKTFVLTGVFTIADRSEVARMILERGGKTSKAVTRSTDYVVTAEVASSAYVNGNYGTKIKEAIDIKKLGIKIAIISEQHFIKFIKDSGVIKKLDSMEIHKDIIEGHMMPFRQKDIPKEDRTFYGITLDQNEFYTGLPLEIIYNHSNMGIIKIDLNYQCYHDGFFIGDNKRYDIKRIIKAIDKRNGKELSNSELVEYIFKNLDDETLISLFIKGILKDMPSARALYNAGYRSLKEIEVASDDELLSIKGIKTKKLNEIREFFKNGCKYI; encoded by the coding sequence ATGGATAATCACCAAAGACCAGCACATGACGAAAATGGCAACATTATAAAGACAAATGATAGTTTTTTGGATGATCCAGCGCCAGACGTTGAATTTAAAGACAAAACTTTTGTTTTGACTGGGGTTTTTACAATAGCAGATAGATCGGAAGTTGCAAGAATGATACTAGAGCGTGGTGGCAAGACATCTAAGGCAGTAACCAGAAGCACGGATTATGTGGTGACCGCTGAAGTAGCTAGCAGTGCTTACGTCAATGGCAACTATGGCACAAAAATAAAAGAAGCAATAGATATTAAAAAACTAGGCATAAAAATTGCGATAATCAGCGAACAACACTTTATAAAATTTATAAAAGATAGTGGTGTTATAAAAAAATTAGATAGCATGGAAATTCATAAAGACATAATCGAGGGGCATATGATGCCTTTTAGGCAAAAAGATATACCAAAAGAAGATAGAACATTCTATGGCATAACGCTAGACCAAAACGAATTTTATACTGGATTACCTCTTGAAATAATATATAACCATAGCAATATGGGAATTATAAAAATCGATTTGAACTATCAATGTTATCATGATGGTTTTTTTATCGGAGATAACAAGCGATACGACATAAAAAGGATAATAAAGGCCATAGACAAAAGAAATGGCAAAGAGTTATCAAATAGTGAGTTGGTGGAGTATATCTTTAAAAATTTAGATGATGAGACTTTGATAAGTTTGTTTATAAAAGGCATTTTAAAAGATATGCCAAGCGCAAGAGCCTTATATAACGCAGGGTATAGATCGCTCAAAGAGATCGAAGTAGCAAGCGATGATGAACTACTATCAATAAAAGGCATCAAGACAAAAAAGCTAAATGAGATAAGAGAATTCTTTAAAAATGGATGCAAATATATATAA